Proteins from one Gimesia maris genomic window:
- a CDS encoding sulfatase family protein yields MPRLQTLSHQRQDKDTAVKRLLTLLCLAGLIVTPALQSASAAPQQKKPNFIVIFCDNLGYGDIEPFGSTVNRTPCLNRMAREGRKFTHYCVTAGVCTPSRASIMTGCYSQRVGMHWNPRDGQVLRPISPYGLNPDEITVAEVLKKQGYKTGMIGKWHLGDQTPFLPTRQGFDYFYGIPYSDDMTQAVGQRLGDRLDGKNWPPLPVMLNDTVIEAGVDRNLLTKDYTEKAVEFIEKNKNQPFFLYFPQAMPGSTRKPFASDAFRGKSKNGPWGDSIEELDWSTGQILDKLVELGIDKNTLVIWTSDNGSPMAKDMNSTERGTNKPLNGRGYTTSEGAFRVPTIVWWPETVPAGTVCEELATTMDLLPTFARLAGGKVPSDRIIDGHDIRPLIMGEADAKTPYDGFYYYAMEQLQAVRKGPWKLFVPLKEFSRHPHFKKGEGSRPLLFNVVTDISSEHNVADQHPEIVKELMSLAEKARADLGDTNHPGANQRPAARVDHPVPPTLKTTSTN; encoded by the coding sequence ATGCCCCGGTTACAAACCTTAAGTCACCAAAGACAAGATAAGGATACTGCAGTGAAACGATTGCTTACATTACTTTGCCTGGCTGGCCTGATTGTGACTCCTGCTCTGCAATCCGCGTCTGCAGCTCCACAGCAGAAGAAACCAAACTTTATCGTCATCTTCTGTGATAACCTCGGTTATGGAGACATCGAACCCTTTGGTTCCACCGTGAACCGTACTCCCTGCCTGAATCGCATGGCTAGAGAAGGACGCAAGTTTACTCATTACTGCGTAACGGCTGGTGTCTGTACTCCTTCGCGTGCCTCCATCATGACCGGCTGTTATTCACAGCGGGTCGGCATGCACTGGAATCCACGCGACGGTCAGGTGCTGCGTCCCATTTCACCTTACGGATTAAATCCAGATGAAATCACAGTCGCCGAAGTTCTGAAAAAACAGGGCTACAAAACCGGCATGATCGGGAAATGGCACCTCGGAGACCAGACTCCTTTTCTTCCCACCAGACAGGGTTTCGACTACTTTTACGGAATTCCCTATAGCGATGATATGACGCAGGCAGTGGGACAACGGCTCGGCGATCGACTCGATGGCAAAAACTGGCCCCCCCTGCCCGTGATGCTGAACGATACTGTGATCGAAGCAGGCGTCGACAGAAATTTATTGACCAAAGACTATACTGAGAAAGCAGTCGAATTCATCGAGAAGAACAAAAACCAGCCTTTCTTCCTCTACTTCCCACAAGCCATGCCCGGCAGTACCAGAAAACCCTTCGCCAGTGATGCCTTTCGAGGGAAAAGTAAAAACGGTCCCTGGGGAGACAGTATTGAAGAACTCGACTGGTCTACCGGCCAGATCCTGGACAAACTCGTTGAACTGGGTATCGATAAGAATACTCTGGTCATCTGGACTTCGGATAACGGCTCTCCCATGGCCAAAGATATGAACAGTACAGAACGAGGCACGAACAAACCATTAAATGGTCGAGGTTACACAACTTCAGAAGGGGCATTCCGTGTCCCCACCATCGTGTGGTGGCCTGAAACGGTTCCTGCGGGAACCGTATGTGAGGAACTGGCAACGACAATGGATCTACTCCCCACATTTGCCCGGCTCGCCGGTGGAAAAGTTCCCTCGGATCGGATCATTGATGGACATGACATACGCCCCCTGATAATGGGGGAAGCAGATGCGAAAACTCCCTACGATGGCTTTTACTATTATGCAATGGAACAATTGCAGGCCGTGCGCAAAGGTCCCTGGAAACTATTTGTCCCTCTGAAAGAATTCAGCCGCCACCCACACTTCAAAAAAGGGGAAGGCTCCAGGCCACTGCTGTTTAATGTGGTCACCGATATCAGTTCGGAACACAACGTAGCGGACCAGCATCCTGAAATCGTGAAAGAGCTAATGTCACTGGCTGAAAAAGCCCGCGCCGATCTGGGAGATACAAATCACCCGGGAGCCAACCAGCGTCCGGCTGCCAGAGTGGATCATCCTGTTCCACCAACTTTGAAAACAACATCTACAAACTAA
- a CDS encoding rhodanese-like domain-containing protein, protein MHSLETDCQTVKQKIDSNHPFLLLDCREQEEHTLVNIPVARLLPMSEIQDRISELEDQREAEIIVYCHHGMRSLQVATWMQQQGFTNVKSMQGGIDAWSCEIDNTKQRY, encoded by the coding sequence ATGCACTCCCTGGAAACTGACTGCCAGACAGTCAAACAGAAAATAGACTCCAACCACCCTTTCCTGCTACTTGACTGCCGCGAACAGGAAGAACACACTCTGGTTAACATTCCTGTAGCGCGTCTGCTGCCGATGAGCGAGATCCAGGATCGCATTTCTGAACTGGAGGATCAGCGTGAGGCAGAAATCATCGTCTACTGCCATCATGGCATGCGCAGTCTTCAGGTAGCGACCTGGATGCAGCAGCAGGGATTTACGAATGTCAAAAGCATGCAGGGCGGGATTGATGCCTGGTCCTGCGAAATCGATAATACAAAGCAGCGATATTAA
- a CDS encoding lactonase family protein, translating to MSFEQVFFLLPVVAGIALSNATPTAAEEPLVFISAFAPGEKGAIHAYKMNPQTGELKLVERTSDVEHPFFLAVSPDNKFLYSIHAPGKFSGKNNEFVSAFALEGRTGKLKLLNRQSSLGTASCYLDIDKSGKAVVVANYTTGSVASLPVKEDGSLGESETFIQHTGSSVNPQRQKEPHAHCSVISPDQKFVFAADLGLDKILAYQLDSETAKLTPAEQPFVRTIPGAGPRHLTFHPDGKQLYVINELKNSITEFDYNPESGMLIEGQTISTLPEDFSGTSHCADLKFTPDGRFLYGTNRGHDSIAAYQVDDQGKLTLLEIEPSLGKGPQNLAVTADGKYLICANMPGNNVVVFKIDDKTGKLSPAGDPIEIPSPSCIMIR from the coding sequence ATGTCTTTCGAACAAGTTTTTTTTCTGTTGCCCGTCGTGGCTGGCATCGCCCTCAGTAATGCGACTCCAACTGCCGCTGAAGAGCCACTGGTTTTCATCTCTGCTTTTGCTCCCGGTGAAAAAGGGGCCATCCATGCTTATAAAATGAATCCACAGACCGGCGAACTCAAGCTGGTGGAACGCACATCAGATGTGGAACATCCATTTTTCCTGGCGGTTTCACCCGATAACAAATTCCTGTACTCCATTCATGCGCCGGGAAAATTCAGTGGAAAAAATAATGAATTCGTTTCCGCGTTTGCACTGGAAGGTCGAACCGGAAAACTCAAGCTGCTGAATCGACAGTCCTCTCTGGGAACCGCATCCTGCTACCTCGATATCGACAAATCCGGCAAGGCGGTCGTCGTGGCTAATTATACGACAGGCAGTGTCGCCTCTTTGCCGGTTAAAGAGGATGGCTCCCTCGGCGAATCGGAAACATTCATCCAACATACCGGTTCGAGCGTCAATCCTCAGCGACAGAAAGAACCACATGCACACTGCAGTGTGATCAGCCCTGATCAGAAATTCGTTTTCGCTGCGGACCTGGGACTCGATAAAATCCTGGCTTATCAACTTGATTCTGAAACAGCTAAACTGACTCCAGCGGAACAGCCTTTCGTAAGAACCATCCCCGGCGCCGGCCCCCGTCATTTGACATTCCATCCTGACGGAAAGCAGCTGTATGTGATCAATGAACTGAAAAATTCGATTACAGAATTTGACTACAATCCCGAGTCAGGCATGCTGATCGAAGGACAGACCATTTCGACATTACCGGAAGACTTCTCCGGCACCAGCCACTGTGCCGATCTGAAATTCACTCCCGACGGGCGATTCCTGTACGGCACCAATCGGGGTCACGACAGCATCGCCGCTTACCAGGTAGATGACCAGGGCAAATTGACCTTACTGGAAATCGAACCCAGCCTGGGCAAAGGCCCTCAGAATCTGGCTGTCACAGCGGATGGGAAATATCTGATCTGTGCGAATATGCCGGGCAACAATGTCGTGGTCTTTAAGATCGACGACAAAACAGGAAAACTCTCTCCCGCAGGAGATCCAATAGAAATCCCCAGTCCGTCCTGCATTATGATTCGTTAA
- a CDS encoding metallophosphoesterase family protein has product MNRSAPPWTFLHVNDSHMGTARSYRFRPAINKRWASIKQQIAAIDADLLLHGGDLTRDGDTHEFEYQQAREDLDTLPFPTFVIPGNMDVGNKHATQTGVKNRWDPKGLGWNDPDLNMTAKRLDLFSNYFGPLQWSFLHREIRFTGFYAAVAGTGLPHEQRFWRFLDRLPDLPSAKHHVAVMHYWPFMEHPDEPAWDLTDGDQYDNWYFSIDPPHRQRLWEILKAAKVEILFCGHVHTGRPVQHVDGIRVYRTQAAGNTGQLSERWPEADTRFGFHRCDVSDSGIEVTFIPGEDQCEEFGTFGPLGHPPIEERDYSVAEEQPPLQPDEDL; this is encoded by the coding sequence ATGAATCGATCAGCTCCTCCCTGGACCTTTCTCCATGTCAATGACAGTCATATGGGAACAGCGCGTTCTTATCGCTTTCGCCCCGCCATCAATAAACGCTGGGCGTCAATTAAACAGCAGATCGCAGCCATTGACGCCGATCTATTACTGCATGGCGGTGACCTGACACGAGACGGCGATACTCATGAATTTGAATATCAGCAGGCACGTGAGGATCTGGATACACTTCCCTTCCCCACCTTTGTCATCCCCGGCAATATGGATGTGGGCAATAAACATGCTACGCAGACCGGAGTCAAAAATCGCTGGGATCCCAAAGGGCTTGGCTGGAATGATCCCGATCTGAATATGACGGCGAAACGTCTGGACCTGTTCAGCAATTATTTCGGTCCTCTGCAGTGGTCATTTCTGCATCGCGAGATACGTTTCACAGGATTCTATGCTGCTGTTGCCGGCACTGGATTGCCACACGAACAACGTTTCTGGCGTTTCCTGGATCGTCTGCCTGATCTTCCCTCGGCAAAACACCATGTTGCCGTCATGCATTACTGGCCGTTTATGGAACATCCTGACGAACCTGCCTGGGATCTGACCGACGGGGATCAGTATGACAACTGGTACTTTTCCATAGATCCACCACATCGTCAGCGATTGTGGGAGATTCTCAAAGCGGCGAAAGTCGAAATATTGTTCTGTGGTCACGTGCATACGGGACGTCCCGTGCAACACGTCGACGGCATTCGCGTCTACCGCACCCAGGCAGCCGGCAATACAGGCCAACTCAGTGAACGCTGGCCCGAAGCGGACACGCGTTTCGGCTTTCATCGTTGCGATGTAAGTGATTCCGGGATTGAAGTCACCTTCATACCGGGAGAAGATCAGTGTGAAGAGTTTGGAACATTTGGTCCACTGGGACACCCTCCCATTGAAGAGCGTGATTATTCCGTGGCGGAAGAACAGCCTCCCCTCCAGCCTGACGAAGATCTTTGA
- a CDS encoding dihydrofolate reductase family protein has product MKVSVYIATSLDGFIARKDGALDWLPGIESPESPEGEDYGYHEFMDSIDVLIMGRNTFETVLSFEGDWPYGAKRMFILSSQPITIPNELTDSVESSSSSPGELIEQLAKRGFQHVYVDGGKTIQSFLRAGLIDELIITRIPILIGSGIPLFGEADADIQLKHLETHTFSNGLVQSRYQII; this is encoded by the coding sequence ATGAAAGTCTCTGTTTACATCGCCACCAGTCTGGATGGTTTTATCGCCCGCAAAGACGGAGCGCTGGACTGGTTGCCCGGCATCGAGAGCCCTGAATCACCCGAAGGTGAGGACTATGGCTATCATGAGTTCATGGACTCCATTGACGTCCTCATCATGGGACGTAATACATTTGAGACGGTACTCTCTTTCGAAGGCGACTGGCCTTACGGTGCCAAACGCATGTTTATTCTGAGCAGTCAGCCCATCACCATTCCAAATGAATTAACAGATTCAGTAGAATCATCATCCTCTTCTCCTGGCGAACTGATTGAGCAACTCGCAAAAAGGGGATTCCAGCATGTCTACGTTGATGGGGGAAAAACGATCCAGAGCTTTCTGAGAGCGGGTCTGATCGACGAACTTATTATCACCCGTATCCCGATTCTGATTGGATCAGGCATTCCACTGTTTGGTGAAGCAGACGCTGACATCCAGCTCAAACATCTGGAGACACATACTTTTTCCAATGGGTTAGTGCAAAGCAGATATCAGATCATCTGA
- a CDS encoding nuclear transport factor 2 family protein translates to MPLRYILVAMLSCSFFSPSAIAEESEADAELLKAVATLDEAFSKRDKETIRSMTDPMHISISPSYQFFTQEAQLKALPELKLTFFKASPKIIVHPTPRTALIRYEANIEGTFEGKTLAKHVQILESWVKKKGKWIETSYQETPLP, encoded by the coding sequence ATGCCTCTCCGATACATCCTGGTTGCCATGCTCAGTTGCAGCTTCTTCTCCCCATCAGCAATTGCAGAAGAATCAGAAGCAGACGCGGAACTGTTAAAAGCAGTCGCGACCCTCGATGAAGCATTTTCCAAGCGGGACAAAGAAACGATCCGCAGCATGACCGATCCTATGCACATTTCAATTTCCCCGTCATACCAGTTTTTCACACAGGAAGCTCAGCTCAAAGCCCTGCCGGAACTGAAACTGACGTTCTTCAAAGCGAGCCCGAAAATCATTGTTCATCCGACTCCCCGGACAGCTCTGATTCGATACGAAGCCAATATTGAGGGTACCTTTGAAGGAAAAACACTGGCAAAGCATGTTCAGATTCTGGAGTCGTGGGTGAAGAAAAAAGGGAAATGGATAGAAACCTCTTACCAGGAAACCCCTTTACCCTGA
- a CDS encoding sugar phosphate isomerase/epimerase family protein yields MKFSRRQFLNVSGGAVVASCLGTPPSLVGQDTQQQVAKPLDSQLGITTSSLTYQLSPRAKENQLTLLELPRIMRDELGMTVIDLNTSTLASTDPKYLDQVRAAADKAGCVLTNLKMNQPKLDMNSPDTAVRNKALDTYKASIDAASHLGLKWARPLPLVPKPDMKIHVASYRELCEYGAERNVQLLVENYGWMQSDPASLVKLVDLIGENVAACPDTGNWNNDKIRYAGLKQTFPIAVTCDFKARNLGPRGEHPRYDLKRCFEIGWNSGFRGPWCFEHANQDRKVLFKELLLLREMLQTWMKGAAKQSSGS; encoded by the coding sequence ATGAAGTTCTCTAGAAGGCAGTTTCTGAACGTAAGCGGTGGTGCTGTCGTAGCTTCCTGCCTGGGGACGCCGCCCTCGCTTGTCGGGCAGGACACACAGCAGCAGGTCGCGAAACCGCTGGACAGCCAACTGGGGATCACGACTTCCTCTCTGACATATCAACTGTCGCCGCGAGCGAAAGAAAATCAACTTACCCTGCTGGAACTGCCTCGCATCATGCGAGACGAACTGGGGATGACGGTGATTGATTTGAATACTTCGACGCTGGCTTCCACCGATCCGAAATATCTCGATCAGGTTCGCGCAGCAGCCGACAAGGCTGGTTGTGTCTTGACCAATCTGAAAATGAATCAACCAAAACTGGATATGAACAGTCCTGATACTGCAGTTCGCAACAAAGCTTTGGACACCTATAAGGCATCCATCGATGCGGCTTCACACCTGGGTTTAAAGTGGGCACGTCCGTTGCCTTTGGTGCCAAAGCCCGATATGAAAATTCATGTGGCCAGTTATCGCGAGTTGTGCGAATACGGCGCGGAACGCAACGTGCAACTGCTGGTTGAAAATTATGGCTGGATGCAGAGCGACCCGGCTTCGCTAGTAAAGCTGGTTGATCTGATTGGTGAGAATGTCGCCGCCTGCCCGGATACGGGTAACTGGAACAACGATAAGATTCGTTATGCCGGCCTGAAACAGACGTTTCCCATCGCTGTGACCTGCGATTTCAAGGCGCGAAATCTGGGGCCACGAGGCGAGCATCCGCGATATGATCTCAAACGCTGTTTTGAGATCGGCTGGAACTCTGGCTTTCGAGGTCCCTGGTGTTTCGAACACGCCAACCAGGATCGGAAAGTATTGTTCAAGGAACTCCTGTTACTGCGCGAAATGCTGCAGACCTGGATGAAAGGAGCAGCGAAGCAATCCTCCGGATCATGA
- a CDS encoding redoxin family protein — translation MFLSYLRSSLIPLLLLLCFAGNREEILAIESQPVKPQPVKPQPGTSAGPLRFKDIRYLTRSLQDFKNQKAFVVIACNTTCPLVKRYLPRLKELEQQYRPQGVQFIALHTGPSDSIREIAEFAIVHEIPFPNVKDFHSQSVKALGLERTPEVAVLDSDFKLHYRGRIDDQYRIGGALPQPTENNLADAIKAVLKNEPVQITETNVDGCTITSHSVSRTAKSVTYHKNIQPLIKKYCLDCHRPQTEAPFALTTLEEVQNNGAMISEVVQDQRMPPWYGGSSHAEFANHRSMSRQERRMIADWYQAGMPAGEEPDLLTPVPAAQEKWLIGEPDLKISMLETHTLPADGYIPYRYTVLPYIFPEDTWISAIQIRPDNPGVLHHCNMAAVSLTKKWDESNFITGKVPGSGPTILPGELGILIPKGSALALQIHYTSTGKPERCKISVGFKYVDGKVQKRYRFLIIRNTKFTIPPGASHHEVRNSKTLDRDAHGIGLFAHMHLRGKDLSFLAHYPDGKDESLLIIPNYSFDWQIGYLWKDQRHLFPAGTRIEAIAHYDNSAFNPFNPDPSASVRNGPQTYHEMMYAFFFYTYADERLNLTIDPKTGQATH, via the coding sequence ATGTTTCTATCTTACCTTCGCAGTTCACTTATTCCACTGCTTCTCCTGCTTTGTTTTGCAGGCAACAGGGAAGAAATTCTCGCAATAGAGTCACAGCCGGTAAAACCACAGCCGGTAAAACCACAGCCGGGGACATCTGCGGGACCACTCCGGTTCAAAGATATTCGCTATCTGACCCGATCTCTGCAGGATTTCAAAAATCAGAAGGCATTTGTGGTGATCGCCTGCAACACGACCTGCCCGCTGGTGAAACGCTATCTCCCGCGACTGAAGGAACTGGAACAGCAATACCGTCCACAAGGCGTGCAGTTCATCGCGCTTCATACCGGCCCCTCCGATTCGATCAGGGAAATTGCAGAATTTGCGATCGTCCATGAAATCCCATTTCCTAATGTGAAGGATTTCCACAGCCAGTCCGTGAAAGCTCTTGGACTGGAGCGTACTCCTGAAGTCGCTGTGCTGGATTCTGATTTTAAACTTCACTATCGTGGCCGCATTGATGATCAATACCGGATTGGGGGTGCACTTCCCCAGCCAACAGAAAATAATCTGGCAGACGCAATCAAGGCGGTTCTTAAAAACGAGCCGGTTCAAATCACCGAAACCAATGTGGATGGCTGCACAATTACCTCACACTCAGTGAGCCGCACAGCGAAATCTGTTACCTATCATAAAAACATCCAGCCACTGATCAAAAAATATTGTCTCGACTGCCATCGTCCACAGACCGAAGCCCCGTTTGCTTTAACGACACTGGAAGAAGTCCAGAATAACGGAGCCATGATCTCTGAAGTGGTTCAGGATCAACGGATGCCCCCCTGGTATGGCGGCAGTTCTCATGCGGAATTTGCCAATCATCGCAGTATGTCCCGACAGGAGCGTCGGATGATTGCTGACTGGTATCAAGCAGGGATGCCCGCCGGAGAAGAGCCTGATCTCCTCACACCAGTCCCTGCTGCTCAAGAAAAATGGTTGATTGGTGAACCAGACCTGAAAATCAGCATGCTGGAGACCCATACGCTTCCCGCAGATGGCTATATTCCGTATCGCTACACTGTGCTGCCTTATATTTTTCCCGAAGATACCTGGATCTCTGCCATCCAGATTCGTCCCGATAATCCCGGTGTCCTGCATCACTGCAACATGGCCGCCGTCAGTCTGACAAAGAAATGGGATGAATCCAATTTCATCACGGGCAAAGTCCCGGGTTCAGGCCCGACGATACTTCCTGGAGAGCTGGGAATTCTGATCCCTAAAGGAAGTGCCCTGGCTTTGCAGATTCATTACACATCGACGGGAAAGCCGGAGCGATGCAAAATTTCCGTAGGTTTCAAATATGTGGATGGCAAAGTGCAAAAACGTTATCGCTTTCTGATTATCCGGAATACAAAATTTACCATTCCCCCTGGTGCGTCCCATCATGAAGTCCGGAATTCGAAAACACTCGACCGAGACGCGCATGGTATCGGCCTGTTTGCCCACATGCATCTCCGTGGAAAGGACCTGTCATTTCTGGCACATTATCCGGACGGGAAAGACGAATCGCTGTTGATCATCCCCAATTACAGCTTTGACTGGCAGATCGGATATCTCTGGAAAGATCAGCGCCACCTCTTCCCCGCGGGTACCCGCATCGAAGCGATTGCACATTATGACAATTCCGCCTTCAATCCGTTCAATCCGGATCCCTCTGCCAGCGTCAGAAACGGGCCACAAACCTATCATGAAATGATGTACGCCTTCTTCTTCTACACCTACGCCGACGAACGACTCAATCTGACCATCGACCCCAAAACCGGACAGGCAACCCATTAA
- a CDS encoding glycosyltransferase family 4 protein — MRILFLISGNNVPSSRFRILNYLPYLRKSGIEYTVLASYPEKYDHIRWLGYRLSFLLKYFIRYLHFLYASLKRFDIVFIERELFDHKNCHLELLFTGRFSKTVLDIDDAIFLRYPEKFRVLAEKVNLLIVGNQNLFEEARKHNDKAQLLPTSVITSKYPVKDYSVPQSDKPIIGWTGLDINIPNLNLITNALKRLAEKHKFLLCIISETPNPILNLSLTNVDVRHIAWNQETEYQDLAAFDIGIMPLEDDEWSRFKCGLKLLQYMALGIPAVASPVGVNAEIIVQEQNGFFASTEEEWYEILQHLLITPELRESVGLRGRKTVEEKFDVAKNSLLMKQYLEQVIDDSVK; from the coding sequence ATGCGCATCCTGTTTCTGATTTCCGGAAATAATGTCCCCTCATCGCGGTTTCGCATTTTGAATTATCTGCCTTACCTGCGTAAATCGGGAATCGAATACACAGTGCTGGCCAGTTACCCCGAAAAATATGATCACATCCGCTGGCTGGGATATCGGCTTAGTTTTCTACTCAAATACTTCATACGTTATCTGCATTTTTTGTACGCCAGCCTGAAACGATTTGATATTGTATTTATCGAACGGGAACTCTTTGATCATAAGAATTGTCATCTCGAGCTCCTGTTCACAGGGCGGTTCAGTAAGACGGTATTGGATATCGACGATGCAATTTTTCTCAGATATCCGGAGAAGTTTCGTGTGCTTGCTGAGAAAGTGAATTTGCTGATTGTCGGAAATCAGAATCTTTTCGAAGAAGCCAGGAAACATAACGACAAGGCTCAACTCCTGCCAACGTCTGTCATTACCAGCAAGTATCCCGTAAAAGATTACAGCGTGCCTCAATCAGACAAGCCGATCATCGGCTGGACTGGCCTGGATATCAATATCCCCAACCTGAATCTCATCACCAATGCATTGAAGCGATTAGCTGAGAAACACAAATTCCTACTCTGTATCATCTCAGAAACGCCGAATCCGATACTGAATCTGTCTTTGACTAATGTTGATGTTCGTCATATCGCCTGGAACCAGGAAACGGAGTACCAGGATCTGGCAGCCTTTGATATTGGCATCATGCCCCTGGAAGACGATGAATGGTCCCGATTTAAATGCGGTTTAAAACTGCTGCAATACATGGCGCTGGGAATCCCGGCTGTCGCTTCGCCTGTGGGAGTGAATGCCGAGATTATCGTACAGGAGCAAAATGGTTTCTTCGCCAGTACGGAAGAAGAATGGTATGAAATACTTCAACACCTGCTGATCACACCTGAACTGCGAGAATCTGTAGGTCTGAGAGGTAGAAAAACGGTAGAAGAAAAGTTTGATGTTGCCAAGAACAGCCTGCTTATGAAACAGTACCTCGAACAGGTAATAGATGACTCTGTGAAATGA
- a CDS encoding DSD1 family PLP-dependent enzyme, which produces MSQSVIGSHKFDLDTPILCIDLDIMEANIQKMSDYILSRGKTWRPHEKCHKTPAIALAQMGAGAIGVTCAKVSEAEVMAAAGVKDILIANMIVGKTKWERVVSLCRHARPIIACDHYAQIEPLAKMCADAGVVCRMMPEVNIGLNRVGSRPGQDTLDLAMAIDKLEGVELAGIMGYEGHLLQIQDQAEKEEKIIEAMRTLVGCKTTIEAKGIPCEIVSAGGTGSYQITSNCEGITELQAGGGIFADPMYVNKCGLTGLDYSLSVLATVVSRPEKGRMVLDCGRKTMHPDFQLPLVKAWPDAEVTALSAEHCAVTLGPESQDLKIGDKIELIPGYADFTTILHENFYGFRKDRLEVVWPIQGRGKIQ; this is translated from the coding sequence ATGTCTCAGTCAGTTATTGGATCTCATAAATTCGACCTGGATACCCCGATTCTCTGCATCGATCTGGATATTATGGAAGCAAATATTCAGAAGATGTCCGACTATATTCTCAGTCGCGGCAAGACCTGGCGGCCTCATGAAAAATGTCACAAAACTCCCGCGATTGCCCTGGCCCAGATGGGAGCCGGTGCCATCGGCGTCACTTGTGCGAAAGTCTCCGAAGCCGAAGTCATGGCGGCGGCCGGCGTCAAAGACATCCTGATCGCGAACATGATTGTCGGGAAAACCAAATGGGAACGGGTCGTCTCCCTCTGCCGTCATGCCCGACCCATCATCGCCTGTGACCATTACGCCCAGATCGAACCCCTGGCGAAAATGTGTGCTGATGCCGGCGTTGTCTGCCGCATGATGCCTGAAGTGAATATCGGATTGAACCGCGTCGGATCCCGACCAGGTCAGGATACCCTGGACCTCGCGATGGCCATCGACAAACTGGAAGGGGTCGAACTGGCGGGCATCATGGGATACGAAGGACACCTGCTCCAGATCCAGGACCAGGCTGAGAAAGAAGAAAAGATCATCGAAGCCATGCGAACCCTCGTCGGTTGCAAAACAACCATCGAAGCCAAAGGCATTCCCTGTGAAATCGTCAGTGCCGGCGGAACCGGTTCCTATCAGATCACTTCCAACTGCGAAGGGATCACCGAACTGCAGGCAGGCGGAGGCATCTTCGCAGACCCGATGTATGTCAATAAATGTGGATTGACGGGCCTCGACTATTCCCTGAGCGTGCTCGCCACTGTCGTCAGCCGTCCCGAAAAAGGACGTATGGTTCTCGACTGCGGCCGCAAGACCATGCATCCCGACTTCCAGCTACCGCTGGTCAAAGCCTGGCCAGATGCCGAAGTTACCGCCCTCAGTGCCGAACACTGTGCCGTCACACTCGGGCCGGAATCCCAGGACCTGAAGATCGGCGACAAAATCGAACTGATCCCCGGTTACGCCGACTTCACTACCATCCTGCACGAGAACTTCTACGGGTTCCGTAAGGATCGCCTGGAAGTCGTCTGGCCCATCCAGGGACGCGGCAAGATTCAGTAA